The segment ACCGATCGACCCGCTCTTCCATCTGCTGGCGGACCGCTTCTGTCACGACGGTATCGGCAACTTCCTGGTTGGCGCGGTGCTGGTGGTGAAATCGATGTCGGCCCTGGAGATCGCGCCGGCGCCGGGCACGATTCTCTATCTGTTGCTCGCGGTGGTAAGCGGCGGCGCCATCTTCATCGCGCTCAATCTGATCACCGCGGTCAGCGCCTTCTGGATCGTCGAGTCGATCCCGGTCACTCAGGCGGTGTTCGAGATGAACGAGTTCGCCAAGTATCCGCTCACCATCTACCCGCGCGCCATCGGCGTGCTGCTCACCTGGGTCGTGCCCTACGGCTTTGCTTCGTTCTATCCGGCGAGCCGGCTGCTGGGCCGGGAAGTCGGGCCGATGACCTGGCTGGGTCTTCCGGTAGCCGCGCTCCTGCTCCTCGTCGGATACCGGTTCTGGCGCTTTGGCCTGCGCCGTTACGCTAGCACCGGTTCGTGAGGG is part of the bacterium genome and harbors:
- a CDS encoding ABC transporter permease; translation: MPESTSLRFDTGGLKTMGRYLSLYGHFLLQRFKILMEYRINFLIGVVSTVVLQVAGLLTIWVVMQQVPDINGWGFWEILLLYGLLTLAKSINHMFADNLWTIGRVYIRTGGFDRFLVRPIDPLFHLLADRFCHDGIGNFLVGAVLVVKSMSALEIAPAPGTILYLLLAVVSGGAIFIALNLITAVSAFWIVESIPVTQAVFEMNEFAKYPLTIYPRAIGVLLTWVVPYGFASFYPASRLLGREVGPMTWLGLPVAALLLLVGYRFWRFGLRRYASTGS